GGGCAAAGCCACCTGGATGTGCTGTGGTAACACCTGCCACCCTGGGCATGGGGAACTCTCGCTCAGCCTCTCTGTCGCAGCGGAAGCCCGGCCTGATTTCCGCTGGGCTCCCCTCTTTGAAAAGGAGCGTGCCGCCTATGTGCGCCCGAGCGATGACTGGACGAGTTCGGCCACGGAGAAGGGCTTGCAGGTGACACTTCACCTCACCCCAGGTCCGAAGGCGCGGCCCTTTCAGCCCGACGAAAAGGTGATCTTCTTCACCGAAGACGGTTGGATCAACAGTGACGAACCTCAACCTCAGATCGTCAATGCCGATGGCAGCCTGACCGTGCACCTGACCCGGGCCGATGTCTTTCTGGGCAAAACCATCCCTTCCCGCTTGGAGGGCGTCGTCCAACGTGAGGGCGGGTGGCTGCCGAATGAAACCTGGCGCAGCCTGGGAATCTCTCCCGTGCTTGAGCGTGAGTGATATCATGCGCTCTGCATGGAGATTTACGCTGGCGCATTTTTCATACATCCAGTTCCCGGAGCTGCGACGATTCAGGCAGTTTTTTGCAAAATCATCTCAAACTTCCACCCAGAATTTCATTCCTTTTATCTGGTTATTCGCCTAAAAAAGTTTGGCTCTTTGGACAGACTCCGTGTTAAATCACGCCTCAATGGACTGGGTGAGACTTCAATTGCAGAGCCCGCGTCGTCAAAGATTTCAGCAAAGCCCACGCCTGTGGGGGATTGTCCTCTTAACGATGCTTCTTGCCGTTATTTCCAGCGCGCAGGAAATCACTGACTACCGGCCGGAGGTGCTCAAAAGATTGCCGCTTGAGCAACTGGTGGATATCGAGATCACCTCCGTATCTCGCCATCCAGAATCACTTCAAGCCGCCGCAAGCGCGATTGATGTCATTACGGCCGATGACATACGCCGCTATGGGGCCGTCAATCTGCCCGATGCACTCAGGCTGGCCACCGGTCTGCATGTCGCTCAATATGACGGGCATAGTTGGGCGATATCATCGCGTGGGTTTAACACCACCACCTCGAATAAAATGCAGGTGCTGATGGATGGACGCAGCCTCTACACGCCACTTTACGCGGGAGTCTTCTGGGATGTGCAGCACACCTTCATGCCCGATATCGAACAGATCGAAGTCATTCGCGGCCCGGGGGCGACTCTTTGGGGAGCTAATGCGGTGACCGGTGTGATCAACATCCGCACCAAGGACGCCGAGGATACCCAAGGCTGGTTAACCCAACTCGGTGGTGGTGAAGACCGTGGTTTTGCAGGCCTCCGATACGGAGGCAAAATAGGCGACGACACCTACTATCGCATCTATGCCACGACCCTGAACCGCGACAGCCTAACCCAAGAACTCCGTGGGCTGGATGCGCGTGACGAATACGGCATGACCCAAGGCGGATTCAAGCTCGACTCGCATCTCAATGCAGAGGACACCTTGACCATTCAAGGGGATGTTTACACGGGCCGTTTCGGTCAGGTCAATGGTGACGATGTCGAAGCCCGGGGAGGCAATGCGCTGCTGCGCTGGAGCCGGGAAATCTCCAGTGACGAATCTTTTCAACTGC
The window above is part of the Prosthecobacter debontii genome. Proteins encoded here:
- a CDS encoding protein-disulfide reductase DsbD domain-containing protein, coding for MRRIDAMSRQFSVNSFQWSVSSLRLNTAHWLLITCFALLLGTASAQTGLSIQLVPETTAIVPGQPFRVGIYIQHQPGWHTYWRQPGIVGVPTSIAWELPEGFTAGPLEYPEPESVLMFQIKAQGYERDVLLQTLITPPKELPLGKKIFLQGKATWMCCGNTCHPGHGELSLSLSVAAEARPDFRWAPLFEKERAAYVRPSDDWTSSATEKGLQVTLHLTPGPKARPFQPDEKVIFFTEDGWINSDEPQPQIVNADGSLTVHLTRADVFLGKTIPSRLEGVVQREGGWLPNETWRSLGISPVLERE